The following is a genomic window from Paenibacillus thiaminolyticus.
CCCCATAAGACGGAGATGCCATCCAGTCATAGCAGCGGACTCAATAAATATATGGTTACTTATTTGTCCAACGAGATTCTTCGCTCGCTGGATGGGGATGAGACGCGGTTCTTGCTGCATACTTCCATTCTGGGCTATTTCGATGAAGCGATCTGCAACGGGCTGCTTGAGATTAGGGATGCCAGGATGTTCATCGACCGCCTGCAGGACAAAAATCTGTTCCTGGTCACGATTGACGAGAACGCCGGTTTATACCGGTATCATCATTTATTCCGCGAGTTTTTACGATATCGGCTCTCCACGGAAGGCGAAGGGGCGATTCACGATTTGCATGTTAAGGCCGCGGCGATCTATGAGCAACGGGGCGACCAGGCTGAGAGCGTGAAGCATTATATCCAGGCCCGGCGGTATCCGGAAGCGATGGACGTGATCGCCCGCATGCCGCAGTCGATGCAAGGCTGGGTGCTGCTGAGGCAGATTCCGTTGGCTTGGTTGAGCGAAAACCGGGATTTGCTGTTCCAGCGGCTGTTCTATCATTTCTGCATCCAAGAGTTCGATCAATGCAGATTGCTGCTGGAAGCGCTGCAGCCGGAGCACGGCAGGGAAGGGGATGGCAGCATCCTGCAATTCACCCGCTTCTTCATGGACGAGGCCGGTCCCGGCTTGGACTTCGAGCCCTTGCCGCTGCAGGAGATGGATCCGATCGGATTCTCGGATGCGACAAGAGCGATTATTTATATAACGAGCTCCATGATGCTCGGTCTCCGGGATCAGTACGCGCAAGCGCTTGATTGTGTCGAGCAGGCGCTGGCCCTGGAGGAGCGCAACCCGAACCCGTATATCCGCTTCTTCGCCTTGACGTGCAAGAACCAACTGCTTGAAGCCATCGGTGAGTTCGCTGCCTGCGAGCGGTTGTATGCAACGTTGTTCCAACTGATCGAGGATTATCCTTATCTGTCGCCGGCGATGGCGACGAATTTGATTGGAATCGGCGGCATTTATATGAAAATGATGCGGCTCGATGACGCGGAACACTGGTTCGGGAAGGTGAAGCGCCAACTTACTGCCAGCTACCCTTCCATGGAAATGGGATATGCCTACAACCGGTTCGAATTGGCCTTGCTCCGCGGGGACGCGAGGGTGACGAAGGAGCGGATGAGAGAGATGTGGGAGGAGCCGGCATTCCGCGATCATCCCTACTACCATCTTTCGCTGTTGAGATACCAGTTGTCACTCGGTGAGCCGGATTCCGAGCTGCTGCAGCGCTTCCTGTCACGGGTGCAGGCAAGGGAAGCAAGCGGCTGGCTGCGCTATGACGAACGGCTGCTCTATGCCAGAGTACTGGCCGCCCGGGGAGAAGCGGAGGAAGCGCTGAAGCAGACCGATGATATTCTGATGCAGGTGCGCAAGCGCAAGCTTCCGTTGATCCTGGTCGATGCTCTGCTGCACAAGATCATGATTCTGCATCAAGAAGGCTCCCGGCGCAAGCCCGAAATATTGAATCTCATCCGGGAAGCCGTTCATTACAGCTATGCGAACGAGATTGCCTATCTCTACCTGTTGGCCGGAGAAGCTGCACAGCAGGCGCTTCTTGAGCTGCTGCAGGAGAAGGAACAGGACCTGCTTGCGAAGGAGAAGGCCTTCATCCAGCGCGTCAGCTCGTTCTGGAAGCGGGATTCCGGCGGAGGCGATGTGCTGAGCGAGCGCGAGCTCGAGGTGCTGCAAGCCGCGGCCTCGGGGCTGAGGAACAAGGAGATCGGGGAATTGCTTTGTATTTCGGTTGCCACGGTCAAAACTCATATGATCCATATCTATTCCAAGCTCCAAGCCTCCAACCGGGTGGAAGCGGTTGAGAAGGCGCGCCAGCTCGGCTTGTTGGATTGAACGGAGTGCCGGAAGGAGCGCGGGCATCGATACATAAGACGGCATCAGAGTATCGGCACGAAGGCTCGAAGAGGATGTAATCCGGAAGGAGGCCGGATTGTACAGGTTCGCCAGCATCATGATTTGTGGATATGGCAGCTGGAGACGGATGCCGGCCTGATGCGGATGACGATGCACAATCTGCATGAACATGTAGAGCTTCACGGGGCGAACCGTATTCTCTTGACGGATATGAACGGGAGACGCGCAGAGATTCGCGATCTTCAGGCGCTGGATGGCGCCAGCAAAAAATGGCTAAAGGAAGTGTTGCAGATGATTCAATATGCTCGCTGCACGGAAACGGTAATGGAGTTAACTTATGAAGCGTTCCGCATCGGATTTTCCGACTACATTGTACCGATGGAGATGAAGCAGGAAGACTTCATCAAGCGATTCTTCGGCCCGGAAGGGAATCAGCCGGAGCATTCCTTCATCGCACTGGACGACGACAAGCCGGTCGGGGTGATTCTCGGAGGAGTCAAGCTGTACGAAGGACGCCAGACGATGCGGTGCGGGACATTGGCCGTTCATCCTGATTACCGCGGCTGCGGCATCAGCAAGGAACTGTTCGCCCGGCATAAGGAGGAGGCGATCGCTTGCGGCTGCACCCAGCTATTCCTGGAAGTGATTGTCGGGAACGATCGTGCGATCCATTTTTACCGCAAGCTCGGTTACCGTAAAATATATGATCTGTCGTATTATCAGCTGAAGGCTCTGTCGGGATTGGCGGCGGCACATGTGGAGGGGCTGGAAGTAAGGAGCCTGTCGCATGAACAGTTTGAACAAGAGATTCAGGATTGGCTTCACTTTCATATCAATTGGCAGAACGATGCCGACTATATTCGGCTGTCGGAAAACAACTCCTTCGTCGGGGCCTTTCTGGACGAGAAGCTGGTAGGCGGAATCTGCGTGAACCAGAGCGGGAAAATCAGCTTCTTATACGTCGATCCGGCCTATCGCAGCCGAGGCATCGCGTCGGCGATGCTGGGGGAAGGAAGCCGGATGCTCAACCTGACCGGCTTATCAATCGGCTTTCCGAACAACCACGGGCTGGAAGGCTTCCTGCTAGGCAAAGGCTTCGAGAAGAACAAGTTTGAGCAATATGAAATGTATTTATTTCTGTAGGAAATGGGTCTGATCGACGAGGGCCGTCTCCCAATGCCACCAGCCTTTGGGGCTATTGACAACTTGCCTTGTTTGCGCGCGGCGTTCTTTTCCAAAAAAACAGCATAAAAGCCCGTGAATATCGCACCCTATAAGTTGTATAAGGTGATTCATGCCAAGCGGGCAGGGGAAGGCTCTCGGTATTCGCGGATTGGCCAGACTTCCGCCTGTCATTGGCTCGTAACCTACTTCATGCACAGGGTGGGGTGACGCATTCATGCGGACCAAGATGAGCCGGCTGCTTCTATTGCTCTGCGTCCTGGTTATTGTTCCCGGATGCCACAAGCCAGAACAGAAACCGAAGGAAGACCGGATACAACTGCAGTCCATGGAAGGAACCGGTTCCAAAAAGGTGATCTATTTGTTGATCGATTCCTTAATGTCGCAGGCTATCGATCGGGGCATCGAACGAAATGAGCTGCCAGCTTTCCAATTTCTTACCAAGCACGGGCAATACTATAAGAACATGGTCTCTTCCTTTCCGACGATGTCCGTGTCGATTGATAGCTCTCTGCTGACGGGAACGTATCCTGACGGACATCGAATCCCGGGGCTGACCTGGTATTCCGCGTCCGAGAAGACTGTCGTTAATTATGGGACGGGGCCGATGGAGGTGATGAAGCACGGCGTCAACCCGGTATTGACGGATGCCTTGCTGAACTTGAACGGCTCGCATCTGAATCCGCGAGTCCCGACCATCTATGAGGACTTGGCACGCCGAGGACAGACCGCCGGCTCGATTAACGGGCTGATCTACCGGGGAACGAAGAAGCACACCTTAACGATCCCGGCTTGGATTCAGAGGCCTGCCTCCTTGCCGCGGGAGATGGAGGTGACAGGACCTGATCTGTTGGCCCTTGGCGCCCTATTGAATCCGTTCGAAGATGTGGCCAATCTCCGCGATGGCATTACCGGGCGTATGGGATTCAATAATACGTATTCGGTCGAGGCTGCGAAATATTTGATACGCACCAATCAACTGCCGGATTTCTTGTTTGTTTATCTGCCGGATCTGGATCAGAAAATGCACAAGCATGGACCCGGAGAACGGAAGGGCGTCAAAGAAGCGGATCGCCATCTCCGCTCCTTGCTGGAGGAATTCGGCTCGATGGAAGACGCTTTGCGGCAAGCGGTCTTTGTCATTGCAGGGGATAGCGGCATGACGGCAATTTTGCCTGCCAGGGACAATCCGATCATCGAGCTGCCTTCTCTTCTTGGCGATTATCGCGTGCTGCGGCCGGGCGAACAGGTGTCCGATAAGACCGACTTGATTCTCGCGGTCAATGAGACGATGGCCTATATTTACACGAACGGCAAGGACAAGCCGCTGCGAACAATAGCCGAATCGTTGTCTTCTGATTCGCGCATCGACCTGATCGCGTGGAAGGAACACGGCTGGGTGCATGCGGTTCCCGGGAACATGCGGCAGGAGATCCGGTACCGTCCAGACGGGCCGTTTATCGATACGTATGGGCAGGCGTGGGCAATCGAAGGGGACGCCAAGGTGATGGACCTTACAATTGACTCCGCGGGGAAGACGATTCGCTACGGCCATTATCCTGACGGACTGCGGCGATTATCGGCGGCGCTGCACTCCCATGAGGGAGAGTTCCTCGTCGTAACCGCAAAGCCGGGCTATGAGCTGGCGGACAGAAGCTCCCCGACGCATAAAGGCGGCGGGGGGCATGGAGCGCTGCGAAGCGAGGAGTCGCTCGTACCGCTGCTTATTTGCGGAACCGATCGGAAGCCGGAACATTTGCGCATCATAGACCTCAAGCCATTTTTGCTCGAATTGCTCTCGCGTTAGGAACAAAATCCAAGAAAAATTTGCGCTCGGAATAGGCGGTTGATTGCGTATAATGGTTCCACTAAAGCTTCGGGACGGTATGGGCAATCGACGAAGGCCGAACCTATCCTTATCAGCCATAACGGATAACAATAGGAAGCAGCTCCCGATAATCATGGGAGCTGCTTCTTAGCTAGAACAACCCGCCTTCGCGATATAACCCCTGGAAGGCGTGGTACAGCATAAATGCCGCTTCCTGGCGCAGCAGCGGCTCCGTGGCCCGGACATCGATGCGGCCGTCTGCGCCCGGCGCGGTATCCGGGCCGAACAGTTGGCGGGCCGCGATGCTCTGCACCGCTTCCAGCGCCCAGGAATCGGCAGCCCCGGCAAGTGCCGCTTCGGAAGGCTTCGCTGGAGCGGCCTGGATGAGCGTCCGCCATAGGATGGCTGCCGCTTCCTGACGGCTGATCATGCGATCCGGCTCGAAGGCGCCGCCAGCCGTGCCCTTGATGAGTCCGCGCTCGGCCAATGTATTGATATGCCGCAGGTACGGGCTGTCTGCGGTATCCGTGAATGCGGCCGCGCTCCTGGACAGCGGCAGATCGAGCATGCCGATCAGCAGGCGGGCGAATTCACCCCGGGTTACGGCTTCCTCGGCACGAAGCGGATAAACCTCTTGCCCCTCCAGCACGCCCAACTTCTGCAGTTGTTCTATCGCATCCCGGTACGGCTGAGCGGCCGGGACGCCGGTTCCGGTGCCAGGGGGCTGATCCGGGGCCTTGATCGCCATGCTGTACGGATTCAGATACATCATGTATCCGATGGCTCCGTCTTCCTTCTCCTTGAATGCCATAGTTAGCCCATAGTCATCGATGAAGAGCAGGGGGGCGATCTGCCGCAATTCAACTTTGCCGCCGACGGTGTCCTCGACGAGCAGCTTGCCATCATCGGATGCGGCAATGCGGGTCAAGTTCATTCCTTTGCGCGCGTCGCGATAGAGGCCGGCGAACCGCTCCAGCTCCGTCCGGCTCGGCTTGAGAAATACCGGCTTGGCAGACTCTTCCGGGAAGAAGCGATTCATAAATGCCTGCATGAACTCCACCCGTAAATGAGAGTTTTTCGTATTATAGGCGATGAAGATGCCGACTTTCTCTTCCGGCAGCAACCACATCCACGAAGAGAATCCGTCCGTATCTCCCGCTTTCTCGATTACGTGCCGGCCGTTATGCAGCGGATGCAAAGCCGCTTCGAAGCCGTATGTCATATTAGGCTTCTTCGGATGGATGGCATAGTGGAAGCGGTGCATCTCTTCCGCCGCTGACCCAGATAGAATACGATGGCCATCGAGTTCGCCGCTGTTCAGATGGGCCATCATGAACCTGGTCATGTCACTTGAGGTCGAATGCATGCTTCCGTGCGGTGCGATGGTCGGCGTATAGGCGTACGGAGCAATTGCCGCCCCGGAAGAGTCATAGCCGGCGGCCATGGAGGAGCGGGTGTCCGCATCCATGACGAAGCCGGAATGCGTCATGCCCAATGGCTTGAAGATATGGTTCTCCATATATTGCTCGAACGGCATCCCCGAGACTTGTTCGACAATATAGCCTTGCAGCAGATTGGCAAAGTTATCGTATTTGAACATATCTCCCGGCTTCCGCACGACGGACGGCATACGCTCCCGAAGATATTGCTCCATCGATGTGGATTGGCCGAAATCGGTATGGATATCCTTCATATCCATATCTGTATAGTCGAAGCCGGTCGTATGGGTCAGCAAATGCTTGATCGTGACCGGTTCCTTGAATGGGTTACTCAGCTTCAACCCTTCGCCCAAGTATGCTTCGATGTTGTCATCCAGCCCGATCCGGCCCTGATCGGCAAGCTGCATGACCGCTGTGGCTGTAACCGATTTGCTGATAGAGGCAATCCGGACGACCGTATCCGCCGTCATCGGTATCCGTGTCTCCGCGTTCGCCATGCCATACCCTTTATTGAGCAGAACCTGATTGTCCTTCACAATGGCAACCACTGCGCCGGGAGCGCCGGACGAGCGGAAAGAACCGCTTGCAAAAAACTCATCTGCAAATGCCTCTACGCGCTTCAGATCGCCTGGACTGAATCGCGCCGCTTGCGCCTCCGTTCCGATGTGATCAGACCCCTTTGCCGCAGCGGACGGACCGAAAGCCATGACGGCGGCAAGCGCCAGCGCTAGAATGCGGGCGGCTGTCTTTTCTTGTTTCATTGTTTCTTTTCCCCTTTCTCTGAGCCTTATTCATCAAGCCTTGTTCGAGTATATCCGGTGACGTGGCGTCACTTTCAACCCCCAATATGGAAGCATGGAAAGTGAAGATTTCCGGATGCGGTCTGTCCGGGTACGGCAGGACACAGGGCGGCAGGGCAGATATGAGATTGGCCCTGTCCAATTGCGCCTCATCGGACACGGCCTTATAATTAACATGCGATGGGACAATTCTCCTGACCGCTTTTACATCGAACGCAAGAAAGGGTGATCGTATGTTTTTTCCATCGGCCATCATCTTCAGATCGCTCCATGCAACGTCTGCACGATAAACAGATGGCGATAGCTGCATGGAGATAGTGTTAAAATATCGCCGATATTCATTCTGAC
Proteins encoded in this region:
- a CDS encoding LuxR C-terminal-related transcriptional regulator, encoding MDHIRLISAKLMAPVPRKHYIRRERLFSKLRHVQEYKVVVVQGAAGSGKTTLLTSYMKEAGQRHFRWIALDEDNNDLYSFWYYVLGALKEDLGSSADGLYQVFEAIPHKHDMETILTLIVNQLYQMEALTLVLDDAHVLDKEEVLRSLEFFIKYSPEQVRLVLLSREAPKLYLGEWMMDGKYAEINESELKFSDEEAAQFLQQTLALEVDQDTAGRLNEQTEGWAGGLQLIALAMPHKTEMPSSHSSGLNKYMVTYLSNEILRSLDGDETRFLLHTSILGYFDEAICNGLLEIRDARMFIDRLQDKNLFLVTIDENAGLYRYHHLFREFLRYRLSTEGEGAIHDLHVKAAAIYEQRGDQAESVKHYIQARRYPEAMDVIARMPQSMQGWVLLRQIPLAWLSENRDLLFQRLFYHFCIQEFDQCRLLLEALQPEHGREGDGSILQFTRFFMDEAGPGLDFEPLPLQEMDPIGFSDATRAIIYITSSMMLGLRDQYAQALDCVEQALALEERNPNPYIRFFALTCKNQLLEAIGEFAACERLYATLFQLIEDYPYLSPAMATNLIGIGGIYMKMMRLDDAEHWFGKVKRQLTASYPSMEMGYAYNRFELALLRGDARVTKERMREMWEEPAFRDHPYYHLSLLRYQLSLGEPDSELLQRFLSRVQAREASGWLRYDERLLYARVLAARGEAEEALKQTDDILMQVRKRKLPLILVDALLHKIMILHQEGSRRKPEILNLIREAVHYSYANEIAYLYLLAGEAAQQALLELLQEKEQDLLAKEKAFIQRVSSFWKRDSGGGDVLSERELEVLQAAASGLRNKEIGELLCISVATVKTHMIHIYSKLQASNRVEAVEKARQLGLLD
- a CDS encoding GNAT family N-acetyltransferase, with the protein product MGTKARRGCNPEGGRIVQVRQHHDLWIWQLETDAGLMRMTMHNLHEHVELHGANRILLTDMNGRRAEIRDLQALDGASKKWLKEVLQMIQYARCTETVMELTYEAFRIGFSDYIVPMEMKQEDFIKRFFGPEGNQPEHSFIALDDDKPVGVILGGVKLYEGRQTMRCGTLAVHPDYRGCGISKELFARHKEEAIACGCTQLFLEVIVGNDRAIHFYRKLGYRKIYDLSYYQLKALSGLAAAHVEGLEVRSLSHEQFEQEIQDWLHFHINWQNDADYIRLSENNSFVGAFLDEKLVGGICVNQSGKISFLYVDPAYRSRGIASAMLGEGSRMLNLTGLSIGFPNNHGLEGFLLGKGFEKNKFEQYEMYLFL
- a CDS encoding alkaline phosphatase family protein — encoded protein: MRTKMSRLLLLLCVLVIVPGCHKPEQKPKEDRIQLQSMEGTGSKKVIYLLIDSLMSQAIDRGIERNELPAFQFLTKHGQYYKNMVSSFPTMSVSIDSSLLTGTYPDGHRIPGLTWYSASEKTVVNYGTGPMEVMKHGVNPVLTDALLNLNGSHLNPRVPTIYEDLARRGQTAGSINGLIYRGTKKHTLTIPAWIQRPASLPREMEVTGPDLLALGALLNPFEDVANLRDGITGRMGFNNTYSVEAAKYLIRTNQLPDFLFVYLPDLDQKMHKHGPGERKGVKEADRHLRSLLEEFGSMEDALRQAVFVIAGDSGMTAILPARDNPIIELPSLLGDYRVLRPGEQVSDKTDLILAVNETMAYIYTNGKDKPLRTIAESLSSDSRIDLIAWKEHGWVHAVPGNMRQEIRYRPDGPFIDTYGQAWAIEGDAKVMDLTIDSAGKTIRYGHYPDGLRRLSAALHSHEGEFLVVTAKPGYELADRSSPTHKGGGGHGALRSEESLVPLLICGTDRKPEHLRIIDLKPFLLELLSR
- a CDS encoding serine hydrolase, whose amino-acid sequence is MKQEKTAARILALALAAVMAFGPSAAAKGSDHIGTEAQAARFSPGDLKRVEAFADEFFASGSFRSSGAPGAVVAIVKDNQVLLNKGYGMANAETRIPMTADTVVRIASISKSVTATAVMQLADQGRIGLDDNIEAYLGEGLKLSNPFKEPVTIKHLLTHTTGFDYTDMDMKDIHTDFGQSTSMEQYLRERMPSVVRKPGDMFKYDNFANLLQGYIVEQVSGMPFEQYMENHIFKPLGMTHSGFVMDADTRSSMAAGYDSSGAAIAPYAYTPTIAPHGSMHSTSSDMTRFMMAHLNSGELDGHRILSGSAAEEMHRFHYAIHPKKPNMTYGFEAALHPLHNGRHVIEKAGDTDGFSSWMWLLPEEKVGIFIAYNTKNSHLRVEFMQAFMNRFFPEESAKPVFLKPSRTELERFAGLYRDARKGMNLTRIAASDDGKLLVEDTVGGKVELRQIAPLLFIDDYGLTMAFKEKEDGAIGYMMYLNPYSMAIKAPDQPPGTGTGVPAAQPYRDAIEQLQKLGVLEGQEVYPLRAEEAVTRGEFARLLIGMLDLPLSRSAAAFTDTADSPYLRHINTLAERGLIKGTAGGAFEPDRMISRQEAAAILWRTLIQAAPAKPSEAALAGAADSWALEAVQSIAARQLFGPDTAPGADGRIDVRATEPLLRQEAAFMLYHAFQGLYREGGLF